The Longibacter salinarum genome includes the window CCTACACTTTCTCTGGAACCCTTTTTGCAACTGGCGGATGTATCCAAGCGTATACGATTTCGCGCCAATGCGCTCAATTTTGTAATCCATCGATGGAACGCACCTGCGCCTCACGGAAGTAAACCTGTCTTGATGAGGTGCTTTTAACCGATTCGTCCCTGATCGGGCATCCAGCGAGTTAGAACGGAACGTCGGCTGGAACCGCTTTCATTACAAATGGATACGGCGCATTGCCTTCAATGGAGATTCTAAGAGGTTGACCGCATGAGAAGCAACGGAACGTCCAACTCTCCCCGAATCGGTCTCGCCTGCGCCGGCGGCGTCGTTGAGGGGGCTATTTATGAGGTCGGTGCGTTGCGCGCGCTCGATGAGGCCGTCGATGGCGCTTCGCTCCACGAACTCGACATGTACGTCGGCGTCAGCTCCGGCGCACTGATCGGCTCGTTCCTGGCGAACGGCGTCCCCACACACGAACTTACCCGCGCCATCGTCTCGGCTGCGTCGGACCCTTCCCTGAACGTCGAGCCCGAGGTCCTCTTTCGACCGGCACTCAGCGAGTACGCCGGACGCATCAAGAAACTGCCGGGAGCTCTCCTTAACACGCTCAAACATTACGCATGTAACCCGGGCGACTTATCGCTACTCGGGCTCGTGTCTACCCTTGGCTCGCTCGTCCCAACCGGCATCTTCGACAACTCTGGACTGGGCGAATTCTTGGAGCGTGCCTTCTCAGAAGGTGGCCGCACGAACGACTTCCGGGAGCTTCGAGCGAAGCTTTTCGTGGTGACGATGCACCTCGACTCGGCCCGCATCGCAGTATTTGGCGAGCCGGGGCTTGATCATGTGCCGATCTCCAAAGCGATTCAGGCTTCAACGGCCCTCCCCGGGCTCTACTGCCCGGTCGAAATCGATGGCCAGTACTATATCGATGGCGTTGCACGACGCACCGTCCACGCCAGCGTCGCCCTGGATGCCGGAGCCGAACTGCTCTTCTGCATCAATCCGATCGTCCCGGTGAACGTGCAACTTGAGCAGCATGCCGATCGCCTGTTGAAGCGCGACGGAAGCACGCTCGTCGACCATGGCCTCCCATCGGTTCTGTCACAAACGTTCCGCGCGATCGTGGACTCGCGCAAGCAGACCGGCTTCAAGAAGTACGAGCACACGCACCCGGACGCGGACCTCATTTTGATCGAGCCCGAGTGCGATGACACCAGCCTGT containing:
- a CDS encoding patatin-like phospholipase family protein, with translation MRSNGTSNSPRIGLACAGGVVEGAIYEVGALRALDEAVDGASLHELDMYVGVSSGALIGSFLANGVPTHELTRAIVSAASDPSLNVEPEVLFRPALSEYAGRIKKLPGALLNTLKHYACNPGDLSLLGLVSTLGSLVPTGIFDNSGLGEFLERAFSEGGRTNDFRELRAKLFVVTMHLDSARIAVFGEPGLDHVPISKAIQASTALPGLYCPVEIDGQYYIDGVARRTVHASVALDAGAELLFCINPIVPVNVQLEQHADRLLKRDGSTLVDHGLPSVLSQTFRAIVDSRKQTGFKKYEHTHPDADLILIEPECDDTSLFFSNIFSFQNRHDVCEHAYQATRQHLLRRADEIAAKLERHGLRLNVERLEDESRSVFDPEPGALPSGSLNGDANSPKEVFRETGRVLDRLDAMIDQIQAAA